In Anthocerotibacter panamensis C109, the sequence ATCCCGGTATTTATTGAGCTAAAGCAGTTCGCGGCCTGCGCAATTGAGCTGGAGCAAGCCATCGTTGAGGAATTCCGTATCTGTGGCTTCCCGGCTCCCGAGGCTTTTACCGAGGCTGCGCTCAAGCAGGGCAAACTCTTGATCTTGTTGGATGGGCTGGATGAGGTCCCGAGCCGGGGGATGGTCGAGGTCATCGGTCAGGTCCAGGATTTTGTGTCCCAATATCAAAAAAATCGTTTCATCGCCTCGTGCCGCCCCGCTGCCTATCGGGGGAATTTCGCGCGCTTTACCGATGTGGCGGTCTCGGACTTCGAGGGTACACAGATCGAGCAATTTATCCAGAACTGGTTTCAAGCTGAAGCAGACCAAGAAGCCCGCACGGCCCAAAAGTGCTGGAAATTGCTCTGCAAGCCGGAGCACGCCGCCGCCCGTGAACTGGCCCAGACACCGCTTTTGCTCACGCTGCTGTGTCTGGTCTACGACAATTCCCAGGACTTCCCCAAAAAGCGGGGGATGCTCTACCGCAAAGCCTTGCGTATTTTGTTGGAGGAATGGGCCGCTGAGAAGCGGATTCAGCAAGACAAGATCTATCGCGGGCTCAACACCGAACTCGAAGAGATCCTGCTCTCCGAGATTGCCTACACAGGCTTTGAGGCGGACCGGCTCTTTTTTAGCAAGCGCGAGGTGGTCAGCTACATCAAGGGCTTCCTCGCCAGTAACCTCAATGCCCCGCGCCATCTGGATGGGGAGGCGATCCTCAATGCCATTGCGATTCAGCAGGGAATTTTGGTGGAACGGGCTGAAGATGTGTTTTCTTTTTCGCATTTGACGCTCCAGGAATATTTGACCGCTCAACATATCGACGACCACCATCTCACCTGCGAACTGGTCACCCACCACCTCACCGACAAGCGCTGGGAAGAGGTTTTTTTGTTGGTGGCGGGCATCAGCCGCATTGGGGCGGATGAATTGCTTGTGCAGATGGAGGCTCAAGCGCAGTACTTTTTGCAGTCTCCCCGCTTACAAGGCTTACTCCAATGGGCTGCTAGTGCTACGGCGGGCTCCCCAGCCAACCTCAGCCGTACCGCCCAACGTGCTGCTGCTCTTTTTCTGGCTTTGGGATTAGCGCGGGGCTTCCAGCTAGCTTTGACCCTGGCGCAGGACCCGGATCTGTTTTTTGCTCTGGATCTAGAGCGCACCCGCAGCCTCGTCCTGGACCGTGCCCTAATCCTGGAGCGCACCCGCGACTTCGCCCTCAAGCTGGATGCAGCCTTGGGAAACACCCTGCACTTGGCCCATGCCCTGGCGACGGACCCAGCCTTGGGCCGCAATCTGATCCGCGCGCTAAGCCTTGCGCATGAGTGTAAGCGCATCAAAATTTTTAAATCGGCCAATTTTGCTGATCTGATCGCCCGCCTCAATATACTCCAAGCCCAAGTCCCGGACTTTCAGCAGCCTATGGAGTCTCGGGTGCGGTTTGTGGAGCGGACCCGGCAGGCATGGTTCGGTACGCTCGGCCTCAGCCCGGAGTTGGTGGACCTGTGTGAACCGGAGGAGCAGGCGTTAGGGGATTATCTGTATGTGAGTTGGCTTTTGGTGCAGTGCAAGCAGGCGGCGGTCAGGCTTTCGCCCAAGACGTGGGCGGGGATTGAGGAGCGGATGTTGATGGTGGCAGCGCTCTAGCCAAAAACAAAAGTGGCTAGACTACAAGCCCCAAATCCTGGAGTCCACGGCGTAGACGCTCCGCCTCTGGGGAGTTCTGCCCTTCATAGAGAAGAATGGCTTGGCGGAAGGCCGTCAGCGCGGGAGGAGTCCGGCCTAGTTTGTAGAGGGTGACACCGAGGTTTTGATGGGCTGCAGCGTGGTCAGGGTCCAGCGTGAGGCTCTGCTGGTAGCGGGTGACAGCTTCCTCAAGCTGACCTTGAGCCTTGAGGGTCAGGCCCAGATTATAGTAGCCGAGGGCAAATCCCGGATCGAGCGTGATGGTCGTCTCAAAAGCGCGGCGGGCGGCTGTCAGGTCACCGGAGCGCTGGAGTAGACTGCCCAGATTGTTGTAGGCACCGAGTTTGAGTTGGGGGAGGATGGGCTCGTGCACCGCCTGTTCGTAGTGCTTGCGGGCGAGGATGGGCTGAAGCAGGGCAGTATAGGCAATCCCTAAGTGGTAGTGCAACTCGTAGCGCAGGGGCGGCTCAACCCGGTGCACAGACTTCAAGCCTTGTTCCAAAAGCTTCGTACCGCGTTTAACTTCGCCCGTCTCGACATAGAGGGCACCGAGTTTGCTGCACACATAGGGGTCTCGAGGGTGCTGCGTATAAAAACGCTCCATAGCTCGCTGTGCGCGTCGGGTCTTGTCCTTGCCTGCAATCGCGGTGGGGCGGTAGCCCTCGTGTATCAAGGCCACCTCCGGGAGTGCGACTACCTGCCAATGGGGTTCGCGCCGCAGGAGGGCGGCGACACGTTCATCGACGATGGCGTGGTAGGGACGGTCAAAACTCAGGTCGGGATGACGGCGAAAGAGGCGCGAGACCAAGGAATAAGGGGCTTGAGCCGCCCCAATTTCGCGGCGCAGGAGGTTGACGAGCACATGGTCAGCAGGGCAAATGACGTCTTTGAGGAGCGGGATAATTTCTGGCACCAGCACTTCGTCAGCGTCCAAGACTAGGACCCAATCCCCGGTGACGTGCGTCAGAGCAGCATTGCGAGCAGCAGCAAAGTCGTCTTGCCAGGGGAAGCTGAAGACGGTAGCGCCGAAGTCGCGGGCCAACTCCGGGGTGCGGTCTCGTGAGCCTGTGTCCAGGATGATCATCTCATCGACCAACCCCTGGACGCTCTTCAGGCAGCGGGGAAGATGGACTGCTTCGTCTTTGACAATCATCGAAAGGCTCAGGCGCGGCATCCAAATTCCTCGCTAAGATAAACCGCCCCCATCCTACCCTCCTCTGCTCTAGCCAGGAACGATTGGTATAGTTGACGGAGTGTGGTTGGTGGGTCTATGAAACTTCTTCGGGGTCCGTTGCTTCTGTTCCTGGTTGCGGTGATAAGTCGTAGCGCTCAGGCACAGACCAATTCAGCCGTACCGGCGGATCCCTCCTCTGGGCTCAATCAAGCCGTGGTGATCGCACTGGCGGTCCTGGTGGGGACGTTATTGGTAAATCTGTTGGTGCAGACTGGCAGCCGCAGGCTCCAGGAGCGCTTCACCCCGATGACAAAAGCCCTTTTGCGTCTGATGACCGTTCCCTTGCAATTGCTGGTGCTGCTGGTAGGACTCTACTGGGCCATCGCGTCCATCCCCCCCTGGCAGCCCGGTCTGGCTTGGTTTAGCGGGCAGATAACGGGTTTTATGGCGGGGGTGCGCCAGATCTTTTTCACAGAGGTCGTCACGCTGGGAAAGGCTCGCCTCAGCTTGATTTCTCTGCTGGTGATTGGTGGGTTGGGCGTGGCGATTGTCCTGGTGGGCCGCTCCTTGCGCGACTGGCTCAAAGAGCGCGTTTTGGCCTCGTTGGGGCTGGATAAGGGCAATCGCGAGGCCATCGCCGGGGTCGCGTTTTATGTGCTGGTCGGTCTCAGCTTTTTGGTCCTCCTCCAGGCTTCGGGCATCGACCTGAGTTCTTTGACGGTATTTGCGGGGGTGTTGGGGATCGGGATTGGCTTTGGCCTCCAAAATGTGGCGAGCAACTTTATTAGCGGCGTGACCATCCTTCTAGAGCAACCGATCAAGGCTGGGGATTTTGTGGAGGTGAATGGACTGTTGGGGACCGTCCAGCGTATCAGTGTCCGCTCCACGGTCATCGAAACCCCGGACGGAGTCTCGATCATCGTGCCCAACTCCAAATTTATCGAGAACAATGTCATCAACTGGAGCTATAGCCGTCCCCTCAGCCGTCTGCATATCCCGATTGGGGTTGCCTACCGCTCCGACCCGGCAGTGGTCACTGAGGCCCTACTCACCGCTGCTCGCCGCGAAACCCGTGTCCTGCGCGACCCTGCGCCCCAAGTTTGGCTCAAGGCGTTTGGCAGTGATGCTCTGGAGTTTGAGCTACTCGTGTGGGTCCCGGTGCCCCAGCAACGCGAGCCGCTCAAGAGCGCCTTGAACTACCTCATCAAAGAAGAACTCCGCCGCCAAGATGTCGAGATCCCCTTCAGCCAGCAGGACATCTACATCCGTTCCTGGGGCAAACTGGAACAGTCGCTCGCCGGCCCCTCGCCCGAACCGCCCGAGCCGATGGCGATGGCGCAAAGCCTGCGCGATCTGCTGCTGCGGGTGAATTTTTTCCAGAAGTGCTCGGAGAGTGACCTCAGGATGTTGGTGGAACAAGGCTATCAAGCCTCCTACCGCGCCGGGGAGATCATCTGTCGGCAAGGCGATCCCGGCATGTCTTTATATCTGGTTTTGGTTGGGTTGGTCGGGGTGATGGCAGAGTCCTCGGGGCAACTGTTGGCGGAATTGCCTGTAGGAGCGATTTGTGGAGAGATTGCGCTATTGACAGGGACCAATCGCACCGCCACGCTCAAAGCTATAAAAGACACCACGCTTTTTATCGTGGACCGTCACGCCCTCCAAATGGTCCTCAGCCAGCACCAGTCGCTAGCCGAACAAATCAGCCAGAGCCTCGCTCAACGCACCCAAGAGCTGAAAGATTTGGGCCTGTTTCCTGAAATGGAACAGGATACAGCAGAGCGTGCCACCCCCTTTGAACTCATTCGGGGACGAATCCGGCAACTGTTTGGGATTTAGGGGTCTTTTCCTACCGCACTCAGGGCCTTTTTGAAGCCTAGGACGACCAGGATATTCGCCAGGGTCAGTAAAGATTCAGCCGGTCCATGCAGCCAGTCCACGTTGGAGAGACTGGTGTTGAGGACTACTTTGCAGTAGATCCCAATCGGAATCGTGACAAAGACAAAGACCAGCGTGAAGTAAAAACCCATCAAAGCCAGCCGGGGTACCTTGCCGCAACGGGTCATGAACCACAGAAAAGCCAGGTACGGAAACAGGCTCAGAGCAAACAGGGCATTGTCACCGGACATGAGGACATTCTTGGGTATGCTCTCCAGTGTAGGGGTGTAAGGCTTGGCTGCGCTTGCTCCCGGTAGAGAAAATGACCGCAGTCATGGATCCACGCGTTACAATCGCGGCAGCAGGGCAATCCATCCCCAGTGGAGGTAAGACATGACATCTCATGAACTTGTGACCCTCAGCGCTGTGCTGTTCAACCAAGCCAAACATTACTATCAGTTCGGCAACTACACCTTCGCCCGCCACCAGTTCACCAAAGTCATTGCACTTACCCCCGACGCCGCCGCCGCTTGGTTTCAGCGGGGGCTGGTCTATATGAAGCTCGGACTGTGGCAGGAAGCTATCGAAGATTTTACGCAGGCTCTAGCCCTGGGAGCGCGGGATGTTTTTGGTGCGCGGGGGCTTGCTTACCTCGGGTTGGCGGAGGATATCCAGGACTTACAGGGCTGGACGCTATACAACCAGAGTAAAGCTGACCTAGAAGCAGCCCTAGCGCAACAACCTGAAGATCAGGTCATTCAGGCGTTGGGGTACGTGTGCGAGCAGTTGGACGCTTGGGGGGAAGCGACCTGAGCGTTGGGGGTTCACTCGCTTGCGTCTTTGAGAGTGTCCTTGAGCACGGTCCGGGCAGCGAGGTGTCGTAGACTGGTTTGGAGGATTTCGACTTCACGGCGCAAGCGCTCTTCAGTATCTTGCATCTCTAGGAGCAGTTGTTGCTCTTCGCTCGCTCCATAAAAAGCTCCGCCAATCCAGTAAGAAAGCTCGCGGGCGTCGGTGGGCAAGGGGGGTAGTTGCATATCGCGGTCCATCAGCTTACCGGAGAGACGAACTACGTCTGTGAGCAGTTTGCGGGCTTCGTTGACCAGCGTTGTGGGTGTACTGAGGAGCGGTTCATCCTCGATCCATTCCACCAACCCCATACGAAAGGGCTTGCTGCGGGTGTAGCGTAAGACCCGAAAGCGCTGCTGCCCGCGGGTCATGATGTTGATACAGTCGTTCTCTAGACGCTTGGCTTCGAGGATCTCTGCACAACCTCCAATGGTGCACGGCTCGTTGGTCTGTGCGTTCCAAAGCAGGACTCCGAAGCGACGGTCAGTATCGAGGACCGTGTTGATCATGATGCGATAGCGCGGCTCAAAGATATGGAGAGGAAGGGGCTGACCGGGAAAAAGGACGGATTCAGGGAGTGGGAAAAGCGGCAATTCGACTGCCGCAGGGGATGACAAAGGCATGAATCAGTCCTCGCAAGGGATTATTGACCAAACTCAACGCGGGCCTGCTCAATCAGGTCTACTGTCACCGCATCAGCCCACTGCTGTCGGGCGAGTTCTTCAGAGCGACTCTTTGCCTGAGCCCGAGCAAAGAAGGGCACGTTGTTTAGCTTGGCGAGTGCCTCAGGGGTCCACTCCAGCTCCGGTTCGTGTTCCGTTTGTTTCACAGGCTTCACGGATGCTCTTTCTAGATTGTAGTAGCTCCCGAGGGTGTGGACAAATTTTCTCGGGCTGGAATACCGGTCGAGCCGCCCTTGCTGGAGGGCCATGACCAAACCCTGCATGCCGCCTTGAGTGTAGCCGACTGTGAATTAGCCTGCCTGCTGGTCTCTAAGAGCCCCTAGCACTCTGATGCTGGCGGACCAGATAGGACTCTACGGCGGCGATACGTTCATGGAGCGCCCGCAGTTCCCCGACCCGATTTTGCCAGAGCACATGTCCAGCTTCTAGATCCGTGACCCGGTCAAGGGCGGTGCTCAAGACCTGGGTCAGGCCGTCTAGAGACCGTTCTGTGTAGTTCAGCATCCGGGTGGCATGGTTGGTGACCTGTTCTTCTACCATTTCTGTCAGGTGTTCCTCCGACAGAGGTAAGGTAGCCTCCATTTGATCCAAGCGGGTCTGGATCTGCTTTACGGCTACGGCCAAGGTCGCCAGACTGGGCAACTCAGGGTGCAGGACTGCTACCGGAATTTTCCCGTCAGACCAACCGTTGCTGGGACTTACCTGGGGCGGCAGAGCCAATTCTTGACGCAGAGTACGGATAACAAAGTCGGTGATGTTGATGCCTTCCTCTGCTCCGCGGGCTTTTAGCGCCGCAATAAGATCAGTAGGGAAGCGATAGCTTACAAGTTTTCGCTCGCTCATGAACGCCTCAGTCAGTTCTCAAAGATTCTAGGAATACTAAAGATATTTTATGTGTAATAAGCTGTACAACTATTCGCCTCGCCCAACAAAGTGTAAATATACGGAGACGACATCGGGTCAACCGAGGGGCATCGTCTCCAGCAGGGTGGTAAGCCGTTCACTGAGGGCTGCAATCCACTTCAGATCTTGAGGAGAATAGCTGCGGACCCGGTCAGACCCCAGAACCAGGATGCCTGCTGTGCCCAAAGGCTGACAGATGAGCGCCTGTATGGACTCAGGCAAGTAGCTAAACTCCACCCGCCCTGGGAAGAGGTTGAGCGCGACGAGATAGACGGGCTTTTGGGTCTTGAGCACCCTTTGGACGATGGGTCCCGGCGCAAAAGCTCCTGACCCCAGGTAGCCCGCCCGAAGCAGGGTTTGGTCCCGAAACCAGACAAAGATACTCACGGTAGCCGTATTAGCACTGAGGGTCTGGGCTAGCCAACGCAACTCCTGGGCCAAGAGCGGGCTGACGGGGGCAAGTTCAGTGCCTTGGGGAGCTTCGATAGGCACGGTTTCGGCTGGAAGCGGTTGGATCTGGCGGGCGAGGAGTCCGACCAAGACCAGCACTGCTCCCATCATCAGACCGAGGGCGTCGGAGCGGGTCTGTTCCGGGGTGGGGTTGAAGGCAACCATACGGTTGACCACCAATAAACCGCTCCCCAAAATCCCGATGACGATGGGCAAAGTGCGCAGCATTAGCTATGTATCCGTGGCTCGGGGTGGAGGCGACTCAGGATACTGCTCTCGATCTGGGCCAAAACCTGCTCCCGAGCGGACACTTCGGCCTCTGGGTAGTAGAGCAGGGCCAACTCCCGATAGAGGGCTTGGTGCCGTTCTTCAGCCAGCGTCAGCCGTTCATACAGCTCTTGGAGGTCCGGGTCCGGGACATGGCACGCAAGCAACCCAAGTCGTTCGTGGCTGCGAGCCTCGATCAATTCGCTGATGAGCAAAAAGTCGAGCAACTGCCCCGGCTCTTGGCGGCGGACCTGCTGGCTTAGGCGCTGACCGTAGGGTGGGGCGGACAGATGGCCCCAGCGTACACCCCGGCGGTCAAGGCGACGGTTGACCCACTCAAAGTGCTGCAACTCTTCTTGGGCCAAGGGGATGAGTGCCCGGACCAGATCTTTGCGCTCTGGGTAGCGATACATGAGTTTGAGCGCCGAGTGGGCCGCCTTTTTCTCGCAATGGGCATGATCGAGCAGGATGGTGTCCAGGTTATCTAGCGCCTGGGTCAGCCATTCTACTCGGGTCGGAGCGCACAACATAAATTCCATGCCCATTTTCTGAGGGATGCACTACTCTCAAACTTGACATCCTCCCCGGCCTAAAGGCTATGCCTCCAGGCGGGCTATGGGATTCCCTAGATTGCTCTAGAGCGTTTCTGCTTCCTAGGGAGTACCCTCAGCAGACTTCTTGACCGAGTGCCTAAGAACACGCCGTTAGCGGCGTGGCTTAAGCTGCAAAGAAAGCAAATTCAATGGTCTTTCTCTTCCCACAGTATGTCGCACGAAGCTGAGCATTGCACCCTATTTAAGCTAGGCGTTGGCTGTGACCTGACTGGTATCTACAGCCGTTGCGCCATGGACGCCCCGAGCGACAGCCGCTACGTGCTGGAGGATCTGCTGGCTGGGGACAGAACCCTTGAGGACTACGGTACCCCCCGTCTGCGCTACGTACAACGTGTGAATGTCGTCAACTTGTGGATCGTCATCTAAAGCCGCAGCAACCCGCTTGGCGAGGCCACTTTGGTCGTATTCGCCGTGGAGCCCCATCCGTTCGGGGGGGATAGACTCCGTCGCTTGGGTTGCCGTGGATGGCGTACCAGCCGATTCGGGATTGGGCTTTTCGAGGCCGAAAAGACGTTGCAGAAATCCCATAGCGATTTCTCCTCCACAAAGATATTTCTCTTATCCTAACGATGGCTACGGGCGGGGATACCCTCCTTGGGTTACAGTCTGATGCGCAACAAAAAATTATCAAATCTCCATACAGGCTTTACCAAAAGTTTATCTACGGCCAAAAAAGGGAGGAGATACTGTTTGAGAATAGTGGCCCGGTGGTTCCCCCCTGCTTTATTGTTACCACCGGTTTTTTTATGGCCCCTAAAAAAATGCCTGCTACCCTGAAGCGGTCTCAGACCACCCACTGCCTAAAAGTACAGGTACTGGATTCACTAGGCGGTATTCACGGTCAGGGAACCTGTCCCTATAACTAGATCCGAACTGTTCGTTATCTAGGATACAAAACCCGCTGGGTAATGCTCTTACGTTGGGGCATACAGTTACAGCCTTGGAGCGTATGACTGTGCCCTCACTTCGCTTGCAGACGTTGCTCAATGCTGGGGAGTTTGTGGTCTCCGCCGAACTGACCCCGCCGCGCCACTATGACGCCTCTAACCTGTTGATGGCAGCCCGGAAGATGGCTGAGTTTGTGGACGTGGTTCAGATCAACGACAATCTACTCTCTCAGGCGCGGCTGTCCAACCTAGTGGTCGCCCATAAACTGGCTGAAATCGGCTTGGAGCCTGTGATTCAGTTTACGCTGCGGCACAAGAACCGGATCGCCCTCCAGAGTGACCTCTTGGGCATGGCAGCCCTCAACCTGCGCAACATCATGGTGTTGGGCGGCTATCCCTGCACCATTGGCACGGACCCGCAGGCCAAAGACGCCACGGATATCGGCAGTGTGGAGGCCATTGCCTGCCTGCACGCCCTGACGACGCGGGGGGAACTGTTTAACGGGGAGCGCATCGAGCCTGCACCGGATTTTTATGTGGGAACGATAGATTTTCCGTGTGCACAGCCTGAGGACCTCGCTAAGAGTATGGAGCGTCTCACCGCCAAAATCGATAGTGGGGCTCGCTATATTCAAGTTCAAGCGGTTTTTGACTTGGCGCCCTTGCAGGCGTGGATGGCTGAGGTGCGGGCGCGGGGGCTACACCAAAGGGCACACTTCATCGCTGCGATTTTCCCTTTCAACAGCGTCAAGCGGCTGGAGTTCCTGCGAACCATCCCTGGACTTATGGTCCCCCCGCTCCTGATTCAACGGATCTCTGACAGTGCGGATCAGGAACGGGCGAGTCTGGAAACCATGCTGGACTTGATTGCGGGGGTCCGCGCCATCGTAGGGGTCCACGGGCTGCACCTGCGCTCGATAGGGTCTGAAGACTGGGTTCCTCGGCTAGTGGCGGCGGCGGGACTGCGCACGGCTACCGGGGTGAACTGACCTTTGTCCGGCTGATGAGACCACCACACGTTTTATTAGGAGAACTTCTGTGCCTCAAGTAACGCAACCTGCCCACCAACCCGGTGACTTTTTTGTCGATTACGAAGAAAAAGTCTTCCCCGATGTCAAAGCCGAACCGGGCGAAAAAGCCCTGGTCACGTTCCATACCGTAGCCTTCGAGGGTTCGATCGGCCTGGTCAATCTGCTGACAGCGACGCGGATTTTGCGCAAAGGCTTTGATACTTCGATCCTGCTCTATGGTCCGGGAGTGACCCTGGGTGTGCAACGGGGTTTCCCTAAAATCGGGGACGAAGCCTTCCCTGGACATCAGGCGATGAACAACCAAATCGTCAAATTCATGGCCGAAGGCGGGAAAGTCTATGCCTGTCGCTTCGCGCTGCAAGCCCTTTACGGTCACGGCGAACCCTCTTTGATCCCCGGAA encodes:
- a CDS encoding NACHT domain-containing protein, with the protein product MADLDLLLQIAVPVFQGLWHGRGKAIQMFQQSLDERMNQVLVASRQYVRNYEKRHGILKVLGMREPIALEAVYVAVQFLHDQDVRRFATLDALEEAYRKNQKRGFQTSEAVKQEGIAVANEKQYLMVLGGPGAGKSTFLRKMGLEALKGKAGGYEHACIPVFIELKQFAACAIELEQAIVEEFRICGFPAPEAFTEAALKQGKLLILLDGLDEVPSRGMVEVIGQVQDFVSQYQKNRFIASCRPAAYRGNFARFTDVAVSDFEGTQIEQFIQNWFQAEADQEARTAQKCWKLLCKPEHAAARELAQTPLLLTLLCLVYDNSQDFPKKRGMLYRKALRILLEEWAAEKRIQQDKIYRGLNTELEEILLSEIAYTGFEADRLFFSKREVVSYIKGFLASNLNAPRHLDGEAILNAIAIQQGILVERAEDVFSFSHLTLQEYLTAQHIDDHHLTCELVTHHLTDKRWEEVFLLVAGISRIGADELLVQMEAQAQYFLQSPRLQGLLQWAASATAGSPANLSRTAQRAAALFLALGLARGFQLALTLAQDPDLFFALDLERTRSLVLDRALILERTRDFALKLDAALGNTLHLAHALATDPALGRNLIRALSLAHECKRIKIFKSANFADLIARLNILQAQVPDFQQPMESRVRFVERTRQAWFGTLGLSPELVDLCEPEEQALGDYLYVSWLLVQCKQAAVRLSPKTWAGIEERMLMVAAL
- a CDS encoding tetratricopeptide repeat protein, which codes for MPRLSLSMIVKDEAVHLPRCLKSVQGLVDEMIILDTGSRDRTPELARDFGATVFSFPWQDDFAAARNAALTHVTGDWVLVLDADEVLVPEIIPLLKDVICPADHVLVNLLRREIGAAQAPYSLVSRLFRRHPDLSFDRPYHAIVDERVAALLRREPHWQVVALPEVALIHEGYRPTAIAGKDKTRRAQRAMERFYTQHPRDPYVCSKLGALYVETGEVKRGTKLLEQGLKSVHRVEPPLRYELHYHLGIAYTALLQPILARKHYEQAVHEPILPQLKLGAYNNLGSLLQRSGDLTAARRAFETTITLDPGFALGYYNLGLTLKAQGQLEEAVTRYQQSLTLDPDHAAAHQNLGVTLYKLGRTPPALTAFRQAILLYEGQNSPEAERLRRGLQDLGLVV
- a CDS encoding mechanosensitive ion channel domain-containing protein, translated to MKLLRGPLLLFLVAVISRSAQAQTNSAVPADPSSGLNQAVVIALAVLVGTLLVNLLVQTGSRRLQERFTPMTKALLRLMTVPLQLLVLLVGLYWAIASIPPWQPGLAWFSGQITGFMAGVRQIFFTEVVTLGKARLSLISLLVIGGLGVAIVLVGRSLRDWLKERVLASLGLDKGNREAIAGVAFYVLVGLSFLVLLQASGIDLSSLTVFAGVLGIGIGFGLQNVASNFISGVTILLEQPIKAGDFVEVNGLLGTVQRISVRSTVIETPDGVSIIVPNSKFIENNVINWSYSRPLSRLHIPIGVAYRSDPAVVTEALLTAARRETRVLRDPAPQVWLKAFGSDALEFELLVWVPVPQQREPLKSALNYLIKEELRRQDVEIPFSQQDIYIRSWGKLEQSLAGPSPEPPEPMAMAQSLRDLLLRVNFFQKCSESDLRMLVEQGYQASYRAGEIICRQGDPGMSLYLVLVGLVGVMAESSGQLLAELPVGAICGEIALLTGTNRTATLKAIKDTTLFIVDRHALQMVLSQHQSLAEQISQSLAQRTQELKDLGLFPEMEQDTAERATPFELIRGRIRQLFGI
- a CDS encoding DUF3593 domain-containing protein, whose product is MSGDNALFALSLFPYLAFLWFMTRCGKVPRLALMGFYFTLVFVFVTIPIGIYCKVVLNTSLSNVDWLHGPAESLLTLANILVVLGFKKALSAVGKDP
- a CDS encoding tetratricopeptide repeat protein, giving the protein MTSHELVTLSAVLFNQAKHYYQFGNYTFARHQFTKVIALTPDAAAAWFQRGLVYMKLGLWQEAIEDFTQALALGARDVFGARGLAYLGLAEDIQDLQGWTLYNQSKADLEAALAQQPEDQVIQALGYVCEQLDAWGEAT
- a CDS encoding LON peptidase substrate-binding domain-containing protein, which codes for MPLSSPAAVELPLFPLPESVLFPGQPLPLHIFEPRYRIMINTVLDTDRRFGVLLWNAQTNEPCTIGGCAEILEAKRLENDCINIMTRGQQRFRVLRYTRSKPFRMGLVEWIEDEPLLSTPTTLVNEARKLLTDVVRLSGKLMDRDMQLPPLPTDARELSYWIGGAFYGASEEQQLLLEMQDTEERLRREVEILQTSLRHLAARTVLKDTLKDASE
- a CDS encoding PCP reductase family protein; this translates as MKQTEHEPELEWTPEALAKLNNVPFFARAQAKSRSEELARQQWADAVTVDLIEQARVEFGQ
- a CDS encoding cofactor assembly of complex C subunit B translates to MLRTLPIVIGILGSGLLVVNRMVAFNPTPEQTRSDALGLMMGAVLVLVGLLARQIQPLPAETVPIEAPQGTELAPVSPLLAQELRWLAQTLSANTATVSIFVWFRDQTLLRAGYLGSGAFAPGPIVQRVLKTQKPVYLVALNLFPGRVEFSYLPESIQALICQPLGTAGILVLGSDRVRSYSPQDLKWIAALSERLTTLLETMPLG
- the miaE gene encoding tRNA-(ms[2]io[6]A)-hydroxylase; the protein is MEFMLCAPTRVEWLTQALDNLDTILLDHAHCEKKAAHSALKLMYRYPERKDLVRALIPLAQEELQHFEWVNRRLDRRGVRWGHLSAPPYGQRLSQQVRRQEPGQLLDFLLISELIEARSHERLGLLACHVPDPDLQELYERLTLAEERHQALYRELALLYYPEAEVSAREQVLAQIESSILSRLHPEPRIHS
- a CDS encoding BON domain-containing protein codes for the protein MGFLQRLFGLEKPNPESAGTPSTATQATESIPPERMGLHGEYDQSGLAKRVAAALDDDPQVDDIHTLYVAQTGGTVVLKGSVPSQQILQHVAAVARGVHGATAVDTSQVTANA
- a CDS encoding methylenetetrahydrofolate reductase — encoded protein: MPSLRLQTLLNAGEFVVSAELTPPRHYDASNLLMAARKMAEFVDVVQINDNLLSQARLSNLVVAHKLAEIGLEPVIQFTLRHKNRIALQSDLLGMAALNLRNIMVLGGYPCTIGTDPQAKDATDIGSVEAIACLHALTTRGELFNGERIEPAPDFYVGTIDFPCAQPEDLAKSMERLTAKIDSGARYIQVQAVFDLAPLQAWMAEVRARGLHQRAHFIAAIFPFNSVKRLEFLRTIPGLMVPPLLIQRISDSADQERASLETMLDLIAGVRAIVGVHGLHLRSIGSEDWVPRLVAAAGLRTATGVN
- a CDS encoding MSMEG_0572/Sll0783 family nitrogen starvation response protein encodes the protein MPQVTQPAHQPGDFFVDYEEKVFPDVKAEPGEKALVTFHTVAFEGSIGLVNLLTATRILRKGFDTSILLYGPGVTLGVQRGFPKIGDEAFPGHQAMNNQIVKFMAEGGKVYACRFALQALYGHGEPSLIPGIRPISPLDVLDIVLVHRKEGALILDTWTL